The window TGGCGACGGCGCAGCGGGGCTGGGCGACGGTGGCCGATGTCGTGAATACGTGGCCCATCGCCGACCTGTTGCGCTACGTCAATCGCCCCCATGCCGGAGGATAATGTGCCAATAACGGACTTTTCCGGCGCGGCGGCGGCCGACGACTTCCTGGCCGTTGAGGAGAGTAACACGCTCGATGCCCATATGGTCGGCGTTCTCCAGCGTATTGCCGACGTTAAAACCTATCCGGCCGATACCACGCTGGTGCATCAGGGGGAGCGCGAGCGCACCTTCTACGTGGTGGATAGCGGCAGCGTGGTCGTTCTGCGCCGTACTGAGGATGGCGAAGACCGCCAACTGGGCTTGCTGGGGCCGCGCCAATCGTTTGGCGAGATGGCCCTGGTGGACGATAGCCCCCGCCTGGCGACGGTGCGGACGCTGACCGAGACGACCGTGCTGGAGGTGACCGCCGATCGCTTCAAGGCGCTGCTCCACACCGATCCCGACCTGGCCTTCCACATTACTCGGCGCATCCTGTCCAATCTGCGCAAGCTGGATCAATTGGCCCTCCACGACCTGCGCACCAAGAATGAGTTGCTCCAGCAAGCCTATCAGGATTTGCAGGCCGCCCAGTTGGTGCTCATCGAGAAAAAGCGGCTGGAGCGCGAGATGGAACTGGCGGCCGAGATGCAGCGCAGCCTGTTGCCGGCCGTCCTGCCCAGCTATCCCGATTATCACTTCACGTCATACCTGGCCCCGGCCCGGCACGTAGGCGGCGACCTGTTCGACGTGCGCGCGCTGGACGAGGAGCACGTGGCCTTGCTCATCGCCGACGTGGCCGATAAGGGCGTCCATGCCGCGCTGCTGATGGCCGTGACGCGCACGCTGTTTTTTCAGGAAGCCCTGCGCTCCCTTTCGCCGCGCGACGTCGTCTACGCCGTGCACCAGGGGCTACTCTCCATTGGCGGCGCAACCGAGGGGTATGGCATGGATGCCTTTGTCACGGCCTTTTATGCCGTCCTCCACCGGCCGAGCGGGCGACTGCGCTACGTGCGCGCCGCCCAGGATCGGCCCTTGCTGCTGCGCCGGGGCGAACCGGTGGTGGCGTTGCCGGGGGATGGGCGCTTCCTGGGGATGCTGCCCGATCTGACGCTGCAAGAACACGAGACGACCCTGAGGCCGGGCGATTTTTTGTTGCTCTATAGTGATGGCGTGCCCGACGCGCGCAACACGCATGATGAAGCGTATGGCCTGGAACAGCTAAAATCGGCCCTGCGCGCCGCGCTAGAGAGGGATGAGAATCGCGTGATGGATTGGCTCGTCGGCGATATTAATCGGTGGCGGGCCGGAGCACCGGCGTTTGATGATGTAACCATGTTGTTGGTTCGTGCGCTGGACGGGTAATCCGGCCGGTCGCGGGCCGATATTGGCAAAGACTCTATGGCAAAAAAGGTAAATGAATCCGGCCGGCGGGAGCAATCCGACGCGCGTCCGGTCCCCTGGCTGTGGTTGGGGCTTGGTAGCCTGGTAACCGTGATCGGGTTGGGGTTGCTGGCCTGGCTCCTGGGCAATTATCTCGTCCAGCCTCCGGCCGAAGTGGCCGCGGGTGTGCCGACGATCATCCGTCTGACCGCGCCCGTCGTGCCGACGGCCACCCAATCGGTCAATCCGGCCACGCCGACCGTGGCCCCCACGGCGACGACGGCGGCCACGCCCGACCTGTCCGTCGCGCCGCCCGAAATCACCGTCGGCTACTATGCCGAGGTTGTCGAAACAGGTGGGGTGGGGGTGACGGTTCGCAATGGCCCCAATACCAGCAATTTGCCGGTCACCGTGGCCGGCGAGGGGTCGGCGGTGCTGGTGCTGGAAGGCCCCACGCCGGGCGGCGAATACCAATGGTGGCGCATTCGCCTGCCGGACGGCACCGAGGGCTGGGCGGCGGGTGATTTTCTGGTGCCGGCTGCTCAACCGTAAACCTACAGCTACCCAGCCGACAGGCCGGCCGATCTTTAATCAGAACCAACGAGAGGGCTATGACACCGGAAGAACGGCTCAATGAACTTCGCATAGTAATTAATTATCACCTTTACCGTTACCACGTCCTCGATACGCCGGTGATCAGCGACGCGGAATACGATGCCCTTTACCTCCAACTTCAGGAAATCGAGAGCCAACACCCCGCACTCATCACCCCCGATTCGCCCACCCAGCGGGCGGGCGCGCCGCCGTCGGCCGCCTTTACCAAGGTCGTTCATCCCACGCCGATATTGAGCCTGATGAACGCCTTCAACCCCGATGATCTGCGGGCCTGGCGGGCGCGCATCGGTCGCTTGTTGCTGCCCGACACCCATCTGACCTACGTGGTCGAGCCGAAGCTGGACGGGCTGACCGTGGTGCTGACCTATCGCGACGGGCGCTTCGTCCAGGGGGCGACGCGGGGCGATGGGGCGGTGGGCGAGGACGTGACGCCGAACCTGCGCACGCTGCGCTCCATCCCCAAGTTTGTGCCCGTCGCCCCGGATAGCGCGCTGAAGCCGCCGGCCTATCTGGTGGTGCGCGGCGAGGTGTTCCTGCCGCTGGACAAGTTCGAGGCGCTCAACGCCGAGCGGGCCGCGGCCGGCGAGGCGATCTATATGAACCCGCGCAACACGGCCGCCGGTTCCCTGCGCCAGCTTGACCCGGCCAAAACGGCCGAGCGGCCATTGCGGCTCTACTGTTACGACATCGTCGCCGCCGAAGGGATCGTTCTGCCCGCCACCCAGTGGGAACGGCTGGCTTATCTGAAGGAACTGGGCTTTCCCGTCTCGCCCGACAACCGGCTGTGTGCCGGGCTGGAAGAGGTGGTGGCCGTCTATGAGGCGTGGATCGCCCGGCGCAACCAGATCAATTACGAGGTCGATGGTGTGGTGGTGAAGGTCAACGACCGCCGCATCGCCGATGAGTTGGGCTTCGCCGGCAAAGACCCGCGCGGGGCCATTGCCATGAAATTCGCCGCCCAGGAGAAGACGACGCGGTTGATCGACGTGCAGGTCAACGTCGGCCGCACCGGCGTGTTGGCCCCCAATGCCGTCCTGGAGCCGGTCGAGATCGGCGGCACGATGGTGCGCAACGCCACGCTCCACAACTACGACGAGATCGCGCGCAAGGATATTCGCATCGGCGACCGGGTGCTGGTCAAGCGCGCCGGCGACGTCATCCCCTACGTGGTGGGGCCAATTGTCGATGCCCGCGACGGCAGCGAGCGGCCCATTGAGCGGCCGGCCGTTTGCCCGGTTTGCGGCCAGCCGATTGTCCAGTTGCCGGACGAAGTGGCCCTCTATTGCGAGAACGCCGCCTGCCCGGAGCAACTCATTCGCCGCGTGGAATACTTCGTCAGTCGCGGCGCGATGGACATCACCAGCTTCGGCAGCCAGACGGCGGCGCTGCTCTTTGAACAGGGCCTGATCCACGACGTGGCCGACATCTACACGGTGCAGCGTGACGATTTGCTGGGTCTGGAGGGGTACAAAGAGAAGAAGGTCGATAATCTCCTGGCCGGGATTGTCGCCAGCAAGCAACAGCCGCCCGAGCGCCTGCTGACCGCGCTGGGCGTCCGCTTCGTGGGCGGCGTGGTGGCCTCGCTGCTGATCGATGCCCTGGGCGGCATCGACGCCATCGCCGCCGCCGATGAGGCCGAGCTACAGGCCATTAGCGGCATCGGCCCGCAAACGGCCCTTTCGGTGGTGGCCTGGTTCGCCAATGAGCGCAACCGGGAGCTGGTCGAAAAATTGCGCGCCGCCGGCTTGCGTCTGACCGCCGAGCGTAAAGCCGCCACGACCGACTCGCAGACGTTGATCGGCCAGATTTTCGTGATCACCGGCACGCTGCCCACCATGTCCCGCGAGGCGGCGACGGCGCTAATCGAAACCCACGGCGGCAAGGTGACCGGCTCGGTGAGCGCCAAAACGAACTATCTGCTGGCGGGCGAGGCGGCGGGCAGCAAACTGGCCAAAGCGCAACAACTGGGCGTGCCGGTCATCGACGAGGCGGCCCTCACCGCTTTAATCGCCGGCGGCCCGCCCTCGGCCTGATTTGCCAATGGCCGAATTCTTCAACGTGCTGCCCCCCGACGACGCGCGCGAGCTGTTGCTGCGCCATATCCGGCCGATTGACGAGATCGAGCGCGTGGCGACGGCCGATGCCCTGGGGCGGGTGACGGCTGAGGCACTCTTCGCCCCCCATGCGTTGCCCACATTTCGCCGCAGTACGATGGACGGCTACGCCCTGCGCGCCGCCGACAGCCACGGGGCGACGGACAGCCTGCCCGCCCTGTTGCGTGTCGTGGGCGAGGTGGCGATGGGCCGGGCAGCCGACGTGCCTTTCCGGCAGCCGGGCCAGGCCGTCATCGTCCACACCGGCGGGATGCTGCCCGATTGGGCCGACGCCGTCGCGCCGGTCGAGCACACCCAGATCGTGGCAACCGTTGCCGAGCCGGGCGAGAACGAGATCGAACTGTATCGCGCCTGTGCCGCGGGGCAGAACGTGATTCAGATCGGCGAGGACGTTGCCCAAAATGGCGAGGTGCTGCCACAAGGGACGCCTCTCCGGCCGCAGGATATCGGTGGATTGCTGGCCTTTGGCATCACCGCGATCGC is drawn from Candidatus Promineifilum breve and contains these coding sequences:
- a CDS encoding PP2C family protein-serine/threonine phosphatase; protein product: MPITDFSGAAAADDFLAVEESNTLDAHMVGVLQRIADVKTYPADTTLVHQGERERTFYVVDSGSVVVLRRTEDGEDRQLGLLGPRQSFGEMALVDDSPRLATVRTLTETTVLEVTADRFKALLHTDPDLAFHITRRILSNLRKLDQLALHDLRTKNELLQQAYQDLQAAQLVLIEKKRLEREMELAAEMQRSLLPAVLPSYPDYHFTSYLAPARHVGGDLFDVRALDEEHVALLIADVADKGVHAALLMAVTRTLFFQEALRSLSPRDVVYAVHQGLLSIGGATEGYGMDAFVTAFYAVLHRPSGRLRYVRAAQDRPLLLRRGEPVVALPGDGRFLGMLPDLTLQEHETTLRPGDFLLLYSDGVPDARNTHDEAYGLEQLKSALRAALERDENRVMDWLVGDINRWRAGAPAFDDVTMLLVRALDG
- a CDS encoding SH3 domain-containing protein — translated: MAKKVNESGRREQSDARPVPWLWLGLGSLVTVIGLGLLAWLLGNYLVQPPAEVAAGVPTIIRLTAPVVPTATQSVNPATPTVAPTATTAATPDLSVAPPEITVGYYAEVVETGGVGVTVRNGPNTSNLPVTVAGEGSAVLVLEGPTPGGEYQWWRIRLPDGTEGWAAGDFLVPAAQP
- the ligA gene encoding NAD-dependent DNA ligase LigA, which encodes MTPEERLNELRIVINYHLYRYHVLDTPVISDAEYDALYLQLQEIESQHPALITPDSPTQRAGAPPSAAFTKVVHPTPILSLMNAFNPDDLRAWRARIGRLLLPDTHLTYVVEPKLDGLTVVLTYRDGRFVQGATRGDGAVGEDVTPNLRTLRSIPKFVPVAPDSALKPPAYLVVRGEVFLPLDKFEALNAERAAAGEAIYMNPRNTAAGSLRQLDPAKTAERPLRLYCYDIVAAEGIVLPATQWERLAYLKELGFPVSPDNRLCAGLEEVVAVYEAWIARRNQINYEVDGVVVKVNDRRIADELGFAGKDPRGAIAMKFAAQEKTTRLIDVQVNVGRTGVLAPNAVLEPVEIGGTMVRNATLHNYDEIARKDIRIGDRVLVKRAGDVIPYVVGPIVDARDGSERPIERPAVCPVCGQPIVQLPDEVALYCENAACPEQLIRRVEYFVSRGAMDITSFGSQTAALLFEQGLIHDVADIYTVQRDDLLGLEGYKEKKVDNLLAGIVASKQQPPERLLTALGVRFVGGVVASLLIDALGGIDAIAAADEAELQAISGIGPQTALSVVAWFANERNRELVEKLRAAGLRLTAERKAATTDSQTLIGQIFVITGTLPTMSREAATALIETHGGKVTGSVSAKTNYLLAGEAAGSKLAKAQQLGVPVIDEAALTALIAGGPPSA